A DNA window from Danio aesculapii chromosome 1, fDanAes4.1, whole genome shotgun sequence contains the following coding sequences:
- the LOC130229614 gene encoding B-cell receptor CD22-like gives MSVRMAAPLTLVLLLMIHRVYGQSGYSVSYGSSHICALKGSTVTMSCTYRYPYGSYVMMAFWTKDLIEGEEPTDLSVDPEYSQRLQYLGDKQQNCTVRLSHVTEKDEHEYYFKFITYTDSKWVGKPGVRLSVTDLQLESPERVTEGVSVRLTCKSSCNLTDTPTFIWYRNSQPLTERDFQNDRVYSLISRGDAGYYSCGVQGHDYISPAVYLDVRYAPDTPVISVSGSAVIMEGDSVTLTCSSDSNPPAEISWYKGTQHIGFRSIFSISKISFNDSGEYKCRARNEHGDEYSDPVTLDVQFQQGSGRKRTVITVVSGVFIIMLLFVIRLKWMNRIFPVNDYEVK, from the exons ATGTCAGTGAGAATGGCTGCTCCTCTTACTCTGGTGCTTCTGCTCATGATACACA GAGTTTATGGTCAGTCTGGTTATAGTGTGAGTTACGGCTCTTCACACATCTGTGCACTAAAGGGCTCTACAGTGACAATGAGTTGCACTTATAGATATCCTTATGGAAGTTATGTCATGATGGCATTCTGGACCAAAGACCTTATAGAGGGTGAAGAGCCTACAGATCTGTCTGTGGACCCTGAATACAGTCAGAGGCTTCAGTATCTGGGAGATAAACAGCAGAACTGCACCGTCAGACTGAGTCATGTGACAGAGAAAGACGAACATGAGTATTATTTCAAATTCATAACTTATACAGATAGCAAATGGGTTGGTAAACCAGGAGTGCGTCTCTCTGTCACAG ATCTTCAGCTGGAGTCTCCTGAGAGAGTGACAGAGGGAGTTTCAGTCCGTCTGACATGTAAAAGCAGCTGTAATCTGACTGACACACCAACATTCATCTGGTACAGAAACTCACAGCCGTTGACTGAAAGGGATTTTCAAAATGATCGTGTCTACAGTTTAATAAGTAGAGGAGATGCAGGCTACTATAGCTGTGGTGTGCAGGGACATGATTACATCTCTCCTGCTGTTTATCTTGATGTCAGAt ATGCTCCAGATACTCCTGTAATCTCCGTCAGTGGATCTGCTGTAATAATGGAGGGAGATTCGGTGACTCTGACCTGCAGCagtgactcaaaccctcctgctgAAATCAGCTGGTATAAAGGAACACAACATATCGGATTTAGAAGCATATTCAGCATCTCAAAGATTAGCTTTAATGACAGCGGAGAATACAAGTGTAGAGCCAGAAATGAACACGGAGATGAATACTCTGATCCTGTGACTTTAGATGTTCAGT TTCAACAAGGCTCTGGGAGAAAAAGGACTGTGATCACAGTGGTGTCTGGAGTATTCATCATCATGCTACTATTTGTAAT tcgACTGAAATGGATGAACAGAATATTTCCAGTAAACGATT
- the sc:d0284 gene encoding B-cell receptor CD22: MLVNMNPLSLLFIVLIAGVYGQYGFGVSYSSLHICALMDSTVTMSCTYRYPSLSSVITAFWTKTRVKEENEEFPDLTVDPEYHQRLQYLGDKQRNCNLRLSHVTKKDEREYYCRFTTEIAANKWIGIPGVNLSVTDLQLESPERVTEGDSVHLTCKSSCKLTDTPTFIWYRNSKPVIMSILNILFFGSISRDHAGNYRCGVQGNNYISPAVYLNVRYAPDTPVISISGPAVIMEGDSVSLNCSSDSNPPAEIYWYKGNTYLISGRIFNFSKVSSDDSGEYKCRATNDHGGKYSDPVTLNVKYPPRSISVSVTDSGPLWSDSVSLSCISDSNPPALNFSWFKENQSSAVGSGQSFSAVQSGRFYCEAHNPHGAQRSDAVTVTVRHSWHVWMGITLAFTGLLLIILIIVFIIRRKQKAPRAEDVNAKQDDLYSSITESGVRVSQSANCANAMYASVSSSKTGRDDNTEIQYATVQIYKKKPKKRTEENECHYDNIGIHQPDAAVRQSNVETVEEVSVIYSRVR, translated from the exons GAGTTTATGGTCAGTATGGTTTTGGTGTGAGTTACAGCTCTTTACACATCTGTGCACTAATGGACTCAACAGTGACAATGAGCTGCACATATAGATATCCTTCTTTAAGTTCTGTTATAACTGCATTCTGGACTAAAACACGAGTTAAAGAAGAGAATGAGGAGTTTCCAGATCTGACTGTGGACCCTGAGTACCATCAGCGGCTTCAGTATCTGGGAGATAAACAGCGGAATTGCAACCTCAGATTGAGTCACGTGACGAAAAAAGATGAACGAGAGTATTATTGCAGATTCACTACTGAAATAGCTGCTAATAAATGGATTGGCATTCCAGGAGTGAATCTCTCTGTCACAG atcTTCAGCTGGAGTCTCCTGAGAGAGTGACAGAGGGAGATTCAGTCCATCTGACATGTAAAAGCAGCTGTAAACTGACTGACACACCAACATTCATCTGGTACAGAAACTCAAAGCCAGTAATTATGAGTATTCTAAATATACTCTTCTTTGGCTCAATCAGTAGAGACCATGCAGGCAACTATAGATGTGGTGTGCAGGGAAACAATTACATCTCCCCTGCTGTTTATCTCAATGTCAGAT ATGCTCCAGATACTCCTGTGATCTCCATCAGTGGACCTGCTGTAATAATGGAGGGAGATTCAGTGAGTCTGAACTGCAGCagtgactcaaaccctcctgcagAAATCTACTGGTATAAAGGAAATACATATCTGATTTCTGGAAGAATCTTCAACTTCTCAAAGGTCAGCTCTGATGACAGTGGAGAATACAAGTGTAGAGCCACAAATGACCATGGAGGGAAATACTCTGATCCTGTGACTTTAAATGTCAAGT ACCCACCCAGGAGCATCTCAGTGTCCGTCACTGATTCTGGTCCACTTTGGTCTGATTCAGTGAGTCTGAGCTGCATCagtgactcaaaccctcctgctcTGAACTTCAGCTGGTTTAAGGAGAATCAAAGCTCAGCTGTTGGATCTGGACAGAGTTTCAGTGCAGTACAGAGTGGACGCTTCTACTGTGAGGCTCACAATCCACATGGAGCTCAGAGATCAGACGCCGTCACTGTCACTG TACGTCACAGTTGGCATGTCTGGATGGGCATCACACTGGCATTCACAGGATTATTACTCATCATCCTTATTATTGTGTTCATAAT CAGGAGAAAACAGAAAGCTCCAAGAGCTGAGGACGTCAATGCAAAACAG GATGATCTGTATTCCAGCATAACAGAGAGCGGTGTTCGTGTTTCTCAATCAGCCAATTGTGCTAATGCTATGTATGCTAGCGTTTCATCCAGCAAAACCGGAAGAGATGATAATACTGAGATCCAGTACGCAACTGTCCAGATTTACAAAAAGAAACCAAAGAAGAGAACAGAAGAGAACGAATGTCACTATGACAATATCGGGATTCACCAGCCGGATGCTGCAGTGAG gCAGTCAAATGTGGAGACTGTGGAAGAGGTTTCAGTGATCTACAGCCGCGTCAGATGA
- the LOC130246503 gene encoding B-cell receptor CD22-like, which yields MAAPLSLVLLLMIHRVYGWYVNYRPFDICALKGSTVSMTCLYPTGYQITEVFWTTSKSVKLSGPEISQWECSSGYQENCYSISFNEVTQEDSDNYYCSFNCLCDHFITGFPGVRLSVTDLQVESPERVTEGDSVRLTCRSSCKLTDTPTFIWYSNSQPVTTGSFCTIGNELVFSSVSREHTGYYSCGVWGQNYISATVYLDVRYPPSSVSVSVHRSTVIKEGDSVTLSCSSDSNPPAEIYWYKGALIISKDIYRIIKISSDDSGEYRCRARNEHGVKYSDPVTLDVEYPPKSVSVSVSGSAVIKEGDSVTLNCSSDSNPPANISWFKGTKLLKYERIFSIYKLSCDDSGEYNCKAINKYGGMLSDSVTLNIMYPPRKPVISFNRYDVIMEGDSVTLSCSSDSNPPAEISWFKGNKNLNSGRIFNISKISSDDSGEYKCRARNEHGEKYSDPVTLNVQYPPRNVFVSISVIVFGDSVSLMCISDSNPPALSFSWFKENQSSAVGSGQSFSAVQSGRFYCEAHNPHGAQRSDAVTVTVHQGAWRNMVFVIAAASGGLFIIIFILLFIISQRKRINRRSAIHQYENNCPGINRYAALDPNSRSPDQYNMLNAVHPTPALQRSGCSEYENHQV from the exons ATGGCTGCCCCTCTTTCTCTGGTGCTTCTGCTCATGATACACA GGGTTTATGGTTGGTATGTGAATTACAGACCATTTGATATTTGCGCACTAAAGGGTTCAACAGTGAGTATGACTTGCTTGTACCCTACTGGATATCAGATAACAGAAGTGTTCTGGACCACGTCAAAGAGTGTAAAACTTTCAGGCCCTGAAATCAGCCAGTGGGAGTGCTCTTCAGGATATCAAGAAAACTGCTACTCCATCAGTTTCAATGAGGTGACACAGGAGGATTCAGACAACTACTATTGCTCTTTCAATTGTTTATGTGACCATTTTATTACTGGTTTTCCAGGAGTGCGTCTCTCAGTCACAG atcTTCAGGTGGAGTCTCCTGAGAGAGTGACAGAGGGAGATTCAGTCCGTCTGACATGTAGAAGCAGCTGTAAACTGACTGACACACCAACATTCATCTGGTACAGCAACTCACAGCCAGTAACTACAGGGAGTTTTTGCACTATTGGAAATGAACTCGTCTTCAGTTCAGTCAGTAGGGAACATACAGGCTACTATAGCTGTGGTGTGTGGGGACAGAATTACATATCTGCTACTGTTTATCTTGACGTCAGAT ACCCACCAAGCAGCGTCTCAGTGTCCGTCCATAGATCTACTGTAATAAAGGAgggagattcagtgactctgagctgcagcagcgactcaaaccctcctgcagAAATCTACTGGTATAAAGGAGCACTCATTATCTCTAAAGACATTTACAGAATCATAAAGATCAGCTCTGATGACAGTGGAGAATACCGGTGTAGAGCCAGAAATGAACATGGAGTTAAATACTCTGATCCTGTGACTTTAGATGTCGAGT ATCCACCAAAGAGCGTCTCCGTGTCCGTCAGTGGATCTGCTGTAATAAAGGAGGGAGATTCAGTGACTCTAAACTGCAGCagtgactcaaaccctcctgcaaACATCAGCTGGTTTAAAGGAACAAAACTTCTGAAATATGAAAGAATCTTTAGCATCTACAAGCTCAGTTGTGATGACAGTGGAGAATACAACTGTAAGGCCATCAATAAATATGGAGGGATGCTCTCTGATTCTGTGACATTAAACATCATGT ATCCTCCAAGGAAACCAGTAATCTCCTTTAATCGATATGATGTAATAATGGAgggagattcagtgactctgagctgcagcagtgactcaaaccctcctgcagaaatcagctggtttaaaggaaataaaaatctgaattctgGAAGAATCTTCAACATCTCCAAGATCAGCTCTGATGACAGTGGAGAATACAAGTGTAGAGCCAGAAATGAACATGGAGAGAAATACTCTGATCCTGTGACTTTAAATGTCCAGT ATCCACCCAGGAACGTCTTCGTGTCCATCAGTGTTATAGTGTTTGGAGATTCAGTGAGTCTGATGTGCATCagtgactcaaaccctcctgctcTGAGCTTCAGCTGGTTTAAGGAGAATCAAAGCTCAGCTGTTGGATCTGGACAGAGTTTCAGTGCAGTACAGAGTGGACGCTTCTACTGTGAGGCTCACAATCCACATGGAGCTCAGAGATCAGACGCCGTCACTGTCACTG TTCATCAAGGTGCTTGGAGAAATATGGTGTTTGTGATCGCAGCGGCATCTGGAGGATTATTCATCATTATTTTCATACTactatttataat CAGTCAAAGGAAAAGGATAAACCGAAGATCTGCTATACACCAGTATGAG AACAATTGTCCCGGTATAAACAGATACGCAGCTCTTGACCCCAACTCCAGATCTCCAGACCAGTACAACATGCTCAAT GCTGTCCATCCCACACCTGCTCTTCAACGGTCGGGTTGTTCAGAATATGAGAATCACCAAGTCTAA